The DNA segment CTTTCCAAAATTACCGCAGGTATCTGAAAAGCTCTTTTCCATCCGACGAAAAATAAGTTTCATTATTATATAAATAAATTTTCCAAAAACTATTGCATTTTTTGAAAAACTGTGGTATACTATGTATGTACATTAGAATATAGGATTATGAAAGAGTGGTTCGCGCCACTCTTTCAAGTTTTATAAGGAGGTTTTTAATGGCGAACAAAAAAAGTGCTGCATCTCCTAAAAATATTGCGGGGCTGGTGGAAACTCTGGTGCGCGATACGGTGGAAAAACTGGGCTACACCCTGTGGGATGTGGACTATTCCAAGGAAGGTGTAGACTGGAATCTCACCGTTTTTATTGACAAACCGGGAACGGAAATCGGTATTGACGACTGTGTAACAGTACATCATGCCATCGACCCCATTATTGACGAAGCAGACCCTATCAAAGACTTTTACTATCTCCAGGTTTCCACAGCGGGAATTGAGCGTACGCTTACAAGACCCGAGCACTATGAGCTTTACGCGGGAAAAGAGATAGACATAAAATTCTTTGCACCGCAGGAAATAGAGGGTGTAAAGCTCAAGAGTCTGCGTGCAGTCCTGGAAAAATACGAAAACAAAATTATTACTATAAACTACGAAGGGAAAATATTCGAGCTTGACGAAGCGGTATGTGCTTCGGTAAAGAGCGCCGAATAAGGGTACGAGAAAAAATATGAACAATGAATTTTTCACAGCACTGGACCTTTTGGAAAGCGAGAAAGGCATTTCAAAGGAATACATGTTGGAGAAGGTCGAAGCCGCACTCCAGGCGGCATACAAAAAGGACGTTCCGAACGGCTCCAATGTACGTGTGGTAATCGACCCCGTAAAAAAGGACGTCAAGATGTATCAGCAGAAAACGGTTGTTGAATCGGTAACCGATGAAGCCACCGAAATAACCCTCGAGGCAGCTCACAAGGTGAGCAAACGCCTTAAGCTGGGCGACATTGCCGATGTGGAGATAAAGCCCAAGAATTTCGGACGTATCTCTGCACAGACTGCGAAGCAGGTTATAATCCAGGGCATTCGCGAAGCCGAGAGAGAGCTTATGGTTAAGGAATATGAGTCCAAGAAGGACGACATTCTCACCGCCATGGTAACAAAAATTGATCCCCTCAGCGGAAACGCAGTGCTGGAAATCGGCAAAAATCAGGCTACTCTCATTAAAAACGAACAGATTCCCGGCGAGGATCTGAGAGTGGGCGACAGAATCAAGGTTTACGTAAACGAAGTTAAGAAAGAGACCAAAGGTCCCATAGTAATTCTTTCCAGAAGCAATCCCGGTCTTGTTAAAAGACTGTTCGAGCTTGAAATACCCGAAATACGCGACGGCACGGTAATCATTCACTCTATCTCCCGTGAAGCGGGAAGCCGTACCAAAATTGCAGTTTATTCCAGAGACCCCGATGTAGACGCAATCGGCTCCTGCATTGGTCCCAAGGGTATGAGAAAAGCAGGCATCATGAATGAAATAGCGGGCGAAAAGATAGACATCATCGAATACAGTGAAAGCCCGGAGGAATTCATCAAGGCGGCACTCTCCCCCGCTACCGTTCAGAGTGTTACCATTACCGAGCCCAAGTGCTGCCGTGTAATTGTTGACAACGATCAGCTTTCCCTGGCAATCGGCAAAAAGGGTCAGAATGCAATGCTTGCGGCAAGACTTACCGGCTTCAAGATAGATATCAAATCTCCTGAAATGGCGGCACAGGAAGCAGCTTCGGGCAACGGAGATGTTGAAGAATAATGCAGCAGGTTCAAAAGAAATCACCTGAAAGGCGCTGTACAGGATGCGGTGAAACAAGACTTAAAAAGGACCTCATACGTGTACTGCGCGCTCCCGACGGCACACTGTCCGTTGACACTACGGGCAAAAAATCCGGCAGAGGAGCATATATCTGTAACAAAAAAGAATGCTTTATAAAGGCAAAAAAGTCACGACGTATCGAAAGCAGTCTCAAATGTCAGATATCAGATGAGCTTTACAATCAGCTTGAACAGCAGATTGAGGTGTCATCGGATGAATAGCGAGATAAAAGCTCCCGACCGCGTTTTAAGCTCAATCGGGCTTGCCAAACGGGCAGGTAAAACAGTCACCGGCACCGAGCTTGTTCAGGACGCTGTAAGAAAAGGTAAAGCAAAAATCGTCATTGCTGCATCTGATATTTCGCAGGGAAGCAAAAAAAAGCTGGTTAACACCTGCGTGTACTACAAAGCAGAGCTTGTGGAGTACTCCGACATGAAATCGCTTTCGGCAGCCATGGGCGTCAAAAAGCTCATAACCTCTGTGGCTGTAACAGATGAAAACTTTAAAATACTTATAAAAAAACAGCTCTCCGTTATGACGGAAAATGATTGATAAGGTGGGATTATATGTCCGCAGATACTAAGAACAAAATTAACACACTTGCCAAAGATTTTGGCGTTAAAAGCAAAGATCTGGTTAAAATATTCGAGGACAACGGAATGGACGTTAAGAACAGAATGTCCGCTCTGCGTGACGAAGAGGTAAACTTCGCATATGAATATTTTTCCAAAGCTACTCCCGTCGAGGATATCGACAAATACCTTTCAGGTGAGATAAAGGTAAATTATCCCGACACCGCACTCGAAAAGAAGGATAAAAAGCCCGATCCGGCAAAGGAAGAAAAACCGGTTGAAAAGCCTGTTGCCGATAAGAAGGCGTCAGAGGAAAAAGTACCCGAAAAGAAGCAGTCTGCCAACAAGCAACCCGAAAAAATGCCCGCAAATGCGGAAAAAGCCGCTCACTCCAAGGACGACAAAAAGCCCGCAGCACAGCAGAATCAACCCAAAAAGCCCGCGGATAACCGTCCTCAGCAGGCTCAGCACGTCAGCAAGAATACTCAGGCGAAAAACGACCGTCCCGCACAGCAGGTGCATGGTGACAGACCTCCCGTTAAGAAGCCCGAGCCTCAGAGCGCTATTGACAAATTTACCCAGAAGGTAGGAAAGAGCCAGCCTCAGCAACAGAATCAGCCCAAAAAGCCCGCCGAACAGCAAAATCAACCCAAAAAGCCTCAGAACACCATTAACAGAACCGCGCAGGGCTTTGCGGATGTTACCAAGAATGTTCGCGTTGTCGATACAAGAGGTACAGAGGTAGACCTTTCCAAATACGATGACAAGCTTCTTGACCACATGAACGATGGACGCCGCGGCGACAATGACGGCGGAAAGCAGAAATTCAAGAAGAACAATGGCCGTCCCGACAGAAAGCCCGGCTTCAAGAAAAAGAGCGAGCCTATCAAGCCTCAGCTCCCTTCTGTAATCACTCTTCCCGACCAGATGATAGTTTCCGACCTTGCACGTGAGCTTCATATCACCACCGCACAGGTTGTCAAGAAGCTTATGACTCTGGGTATGATGGTTACTCTCAACCAGTCCATCGACTTTGACACCGCCGCAATCGTTGCGGACGAATTCGGTGTAAAGGCTGAAAAGATTGTTGTTGTCACCATTGAGGAAAAGCTTATCGACGAACACGAGGACACCAGCGAAGAACTGGTTGAAAGAAGTCCTGTTGTGTGCGTTATGGGTCACGTTGACCACGGTAAGACCTCTCTGCTTGACGCTATCCGCCATGCAAACGTTACTGCAGGCGAAGCGGGCGGTATAACACAGCACATCGGTGCGTACCGCGTAAGCATAAACGGAAAGGACATCACTTTCCTTGACACCCCCGGTCACGAGGCGTTCACAGCAATGCGTGCAAGAGGTGCTCAGGCTACCGATATCGCAATTCTGGTTGTTGCGGCAGATGATGGTATCATGCCTCAGACCATAGAAGCTATAAATCATGCAAAAGCGGCAGGTGTATCCATTATCGTTGCCATCAACAAGATAGATAAACCTGCAGCAAACGTCGAAAATGTCAAAACAGAGCTTACAAAATATGAACTTGTTCCCGAGGAATGGGGCGGCGATGTTATCTGCGTGCCCGTTTCGGCAGTTACAAAGCAGGGTATCGATGACCTTCTTGAAAACGTACTTCTCGTGGCGGAGGTTGCCGAGCTTAAGGCAAACCCCAACCGTGCCGCAAAGGGTATCGTTATAGAAGCAAAGCTGGATAAGGGCAGAGGTCCCGTTGCTACCGTACTGGTACAGAACGGTACTCTCCATGCAGGCGACACCGTTATTGCAGGTACTTGCGTAGGACGTATCCGTGCCATGACAAATGACAAGGGTGAAACCGTTAAGGAAGCAGGTCCCTCGGTTCCTGTTGAGATACTTGGTCTTTCCGATGTTCCGGGCGCAGGCGACATTTTCAACGCAGTAAGCGACGAAAGAATGGCAAGAGAGCTTGCACAGCAGCGCCGCGACAAGGAAAAAGAGGAAGAATTCATGCAGAACTCCAAGGTATCGCTGGATGACCTCTTCAACCAGATAAAGGACGGCGTCAAGGAGCTTAACATTATCGTTAAGGCTGACGTTCAGGGCTCTGCCGAGGCTGTCAAGGCATCTCTCGAAAAGATTTCCAACGAGGAAGTACGCGTCCGCGTTATCCACAGCGGTGTAGGTGCCATACGTGAAAATGACGTTATGCTTGCCGCCGCTTCCAACGCCATCATTGTCGGCTTCAACGTACGTCCCGACAAGGGTGCAATCGATTCTGCCGAAAGACAGCAGGTCGACATGAGAACTTACAGAATAATCTACGAATGCATTGAAGAAATCACCGCCGCTATCAATGGTATGTTGGCTCCCAAGTTCAAGGAAGTCATTCTGGGTACCGCTGAAGTGCGTCAGACCATTCATGTTCCCAACGTAGGCACCATCGCCGGTTCATATGTTACCGACGGTAAGGTTACACGTAACGCAGGCATCCGTATTGTCCGTGACGGCATAGTTATCTTTGAGGACAAGATTTCCTCTCTGCGCCGTTTCAAGGATGACGTCAAGGAAGTTGCACAGGGCTATGAATGCGGTATAGGTCTTGAAAAGTACAACGATATCAAGATCGGCGACGTATTCGAGGCATTCATGATGGAAGAAATTAAAGCAGGTGAATAATTTTGCCCGGTAATTACAGAAAAAACAGAATTAACGAAAGCGTTGCCAGAGAAATTGCAGACATTCTGCGTGAGGTTAAGGATCCGCGCATACAACAGAGCTTTATTACCATAACCTCTGCCATGGTAACGGCTGATTTGAAATTTGCAAAAGTATATTACAGCTTTCTGGGCGGCGACGAAAAGGAAATCAAAAAGGGACTTCAGAGTGCCACGGGCTTTATACGCCGTGAGCTTGCGATGCGTCTGAATCTTCGCATTACACCCGAATTGAAATTTTATTTCGACGATTCGCCTCAGCACGGAGCTGATATTTCCAACATTCTCAAGACACTGGACATCAGGAATGATGATGACGAATGATTAAGGAGAAGCCATGAACAGCATACCCTTCAGCTATGAACCCGACTGCGAATTTTACAGCCGTATGGAAGAATGTCTTCTGGACGAAAAGGTTGACAACATCAGCATAATCACCCATGCGCGGCCCGACGGAGATACCGTCGGGAGCGCATATGCCCTTGCGTATATTCTTCTCAGAAACGGCAAAAAGGCACAGGTGGTATGCAATGACACCATCTCCGACAAATTTGACTATATAACAGAGCTTACTTTTCCCGAGTTCACTCCCGAATGCGCCGTAACGGTTGATGTTGCCGCTCCCGAGCTTATAGGTACAGAAATCGATTTGCCCGTAATTTGTGCCATAGACCACCACACCCGAAACAATGTGGATGCCAAGGTGAAGTTTGTGAAAAGCGACAAAGGCGCCTGTGGAGAGATAATTTTTGAATTTGCCGTATTTACGGATGCGGAATTTGACGAATATCTTGCCAAGTGTCTGTACACAGCTATTGCTACCGACACGGGCTGCTTCAAGTACGAGTCGGTTACCGAAAGTACATTTCTGGCAGCGGCATATCTTTCACGTTATATCCCGCGGGAAACGGCAGCAAAGCTTAATCTCAGGCATTTTGATACAAAGTCCATGGGACAGCTTAAGGTGGAAAAATATGCCCTGGAAAACCTTCACATGTACTTCGGGAACACGCTGGGCATATGCACCGTAACGGACGAGCTTAAAGAAGAACTGGGCGTAAGCGACGAAGATATGGAATGCCTTTCTCAGCTTGCCCGTCAGATTGACACAGTGGAAACCTCTGTTTCCATTAAGCCCAAGGGCGACGGAGTGTTCAAAATCTCCGTACGCACCAAGGAATATGTGGATGCGGCACTGTTATGCTCACGCTTCGGTGGCGGCGGACACAAGCGCGCGGCGGGCTGTACAATAAGCGGAACAGCACAGGAGGCAGAAGAAAAAATAGTCAATATGTATCGTGAGACAGTAATACAAAGATGAACGGAATACTTAATTTATACAAGCCCTCGGGCATTACATCCCAGACGGCGGTAAGCATCGTCAAGCGCGTATTCGGCGTGAAAAAAGCGGGGCATACCGGAACGCTGGATCCCATGGCATCGGGAGTTCTTCCCATACTTGTCGGGAGCGCCGTAAAGCTCAGCGAATACATGATATGTGACGGAAAAAAGTACCGCACAAAGCTTCAGCTGGGTATCACTACCGACACCGAGGATACCACGGGAAAAGTACTTACAAAAAGCGATTTTCTGCCGGACAAAAGCGTTATAACACAGGCGGTAATGAGTTTTGTGGGGGAATATATGCAGATTCCGCCCATGTACTCAGCCATAAAAAAGGATGGAAAAAAGCTTTATGAAATAGCAAGACTCGGCGGCGAAATTGAACGTGAACCGCGTCGTGTGGTAATAGAATCCATCGAAATTCATGAAATCGGACAGGATTTCTGTGAGTTTTCGGTTTCCTGCTCAAAAGGGACATATATCCGCACCCTCTGTGCCGACATCGGCAAAAAGCTGGGATGCGGAGGTGCAATGGCATCGCTGGAAAGACTGGAAGCAGGTGGATTTGAGCTTGGCGGAAGCATAACGCTGGAAGCTCTCAAAGAAACAGAAAAGGAACAGCTCGAAAAGACCCTTGTATCCATTGAAGACTTTTTTGACGGTCTTGAAAGAATACGTCTTAACCCTTTCTTTTCTACGCTGGCACTCAACGGTGCTCATGTTTTTACATCGAAAATCAAAGAAAATCTCTCCCTGGGTCAAAGAGTTTTGCTGTATACCTGCCAAAACAATTTTTTCGCATTGGGTGAGGTTATGGAAATCGAGGGTGAAATGGCTGTGAAGCCCATCAAAATGTTCTTTACGGCAAGCGATTTTTAAAAGGAAGTGTTCGATTATGGAAAAATCATATTTCAAAGGCAAGAAGTTTGTTTTCCTGGGCGACAGCATCACCTACGGACAGGTGGGACCGTCCTGCCCCGAAAACATATATCATCAGTATCTCAAGCGCAATTTTGAACTTGGTGAAGCGGTAAACTACGGCATAAACGGCTCGCGTATTGCTCACCAGGAGCTGGAGCAAAACGGCGGTGCATTTTCCGTACGCTACACGAGTATGGACAATGACGCGGATTTTGCGGTTGTATTTGGCGGTATAAACGATTTTCTTCACGGAACTGCGGATTTTGGTGAATTTGATGACCGTACCGTAAACACATTTTACGGTGCATGCCATGTCCTTTTGAGCGGACTTGTCAAAAAATACATCGGCAAAACCGTCATTGTTATGACACCTCCGCACTGCGAGCGTGAAAAAGACCCTATTCATCGACGCAACGCTGTAACGGGTAAAACCCTTTCGGAATACGTAGATGCCTTGATTAGCGTTGCACGTTATTATTCCGTACCCGTTCTTGACATATATGCTACGAGCGGTATAGTTCCCCATGTGGAAGAAAATAAAATAAAATTTGCACCCGACGGTCTGCACCCAAACGACCCGGGACATCAAAAAATTGCTGAGCGACTCGAATCGTTTTTACTCAGTTTATAACAGTTAAAGGAGAAAAAAATGCAGGCAGTAATTTCAGTAACAGGTAAAGACAGTGTGGGAATCATTGCAAAGGTTTCCCAGAAATGCTTTGAAAACAACGTAAACATCATTGATATTTCACAAAGCGTTCTCAAGGATTATTTCGCCATGATAATGCTGGTGGAAATAGATGCAATGAAGGTGGCTTTCACTGATTTTGTTGACATGATGAACAACATCGGCAAGGAGAATAATCTCTCCATACATACCATGCATGAAGATATCTTCAACTCTATGCACAAGATATAATAACGCATTAAAAATAAGGAGTTGACAAAATGTTAGGTATCAATAAAAACGAAATACTCGAAACAATAAACATGATCCAGGACGAGCATCTGGATATACGTACCGTAACCATGGGTATTTCCCTTTTCGACTGTGTAAGCGACGACCCCAAGAGGCTGTGCGACAACATATACGACAAAATCACCCGCACCGCAAAGGATCTCATACCTACCTGTCAGACCATCGAAAAGGAATACGGTATCCCCATAATAAACAAAAGAATATCTCTCACTCCCATTTCTCTGGTGGGCGGTAAATGCACAAGTGATGACTATGTAAAAATCGCAAAAACACTTGATCGTGCCGCACAGACTCTGGGCGTGAACTTTATCGGAGGCTACTCCGCACTGGTGCACAAAGGCTATACCAACGGTGCGGCGGCGCTCATTGAATCCGTTCCTCAGGCACTTACCGAAACGGAAAGAATCTGCTCCTCCATCAATGTTGCCACCACAAAAACAGGTATCAACATGGATGCCGTAGCACAGATGGGAAGAGTTATAAAGCAGACAGCTATGAACACTGCACACAACAATTCCATCGGCTGTGCAAAGCTTGTTGTGTTCGCAAATGTACCGGATGACAACCCATTCATGGCAGGTGCATTCCACGGCATGGGAGAACCGGAAACCGTTATAAATGTAGGTGTTTCGGGTCCCGGCGTTGTGGCAAGCGCTATTGAAAAGGCAGGCAACTGCAACCTTACACAAATTGCCGACACAATCAAGAAAACAGCTTTCAAAATCACCCGTATGGGTCAGCTTGTTGCATATGAGGCATCAAAGCGTCTGGGCGTTCCGTTCGGTATAGTTGACCTTTCGCTTGCCCCCACACCTGCAATAGGTGATTCTGTTGCCGACATACTTGAAAAAATAGGTCTTGAAAAGACCGGCGCCTGCGGTACCACCGCTTGTCTTGCCATGCTTAACGATGCAGTCAAAAAAGGCGGAACCATGGCATCCAGCCATGTAGGCGGTCTTTCGGGTGCGTTCATTCCGGTTTCAGAGGATGCAGGCATGATAAGTGCGGCAGAATGTGGCTCACTTTGCATAGAAAAGCTGGAAGCCATGACAGCAGTATGCTCGGTAGGTCTTGATATGATAGCTGTTCCGGGCGACACCACCGAAGAAGTTATTTCCGCACTTATAGCCGATGAAATCGCCATAGGAGTTATAAATAACAAAACCACCGCCGTACGTGTAATCCCCGCAATAGGCAAAAAGGTAGGCGACAGTGTAGAATTCGGCGGACTTCTTGGCGCCGCACCCATAATGCCCATAAACACTGCTTCTCCTGAGGTATTTATTAAACGCGGCGGACGTATCCCCGCTCCCATTCACAGCTTAAGAAATTAAGGAGTATATTATGAGCGTAATGAAAACCTGCCCTGCTGTGTTTGCAGTAAACGATTCTTATCAGATAATGGTTCCCGTCAACTGCGAGACCCTTATGTGGGTCAAAGTTGGAGAAGAGACTTTTTACGACCATTCCAACGGAATTATCCGCTCTGCCGTAACCACCCACCGCATAAGCGTTCCCATGGAGCTTTTGGACAGAGAAAAGAAATATACCGTCTGCTGGCGCAAAATAATTGAAAGAAAGCCTTACTTCACCCAGACAGAGGAGGAAGAACAGGAAAGCTTCGATTTCTTCCCCGTTACAGCCGAAAATCCCAGATGCTACCACATTTCCGATGCACACAACATGGTGGAACAGCCCGTAAAGGCTTGCGAGACATATATGAAGGAATGCGGTAAGATAGATTTTCTCATTCTCAACGGAGATGTGCCCGACCACAGCGGAAAAATCGAGAATTTTGACGCATTTTACCAGATAGCACAGCGCATCACCCACGGAAACATTCCCGTGGTGCTGTCCCGCGGAAATCACGATATGCGCGGTATTTACGCCGAAAAGCTTGCCGATTACACTCCTACGGATAACGGAAGGTCTTACTTCACATTCCGTCTGGGCGCAATATGGGGCATACTGGTGGACTGCGGCGAGGACAAGGACGACAGCCATGATGCATACGGCCACACCAACTGCTGTCATCATTTCAGAAACGAGCAAACAAAATTCATCCGTCAGGTAATAAAAAACGCCGAAACGGAGTACGCCGCGCCGGGTGTTAAGCACAAGCTGGTAATTTCACATGTTCCGTTTTCCTACATTCAGCAAGAGCCGTTTGATATTGAGCAAGATATTTACCGCGAGTGGTGCACACTGCTCAGAGAAAACGTAAAGCCGGATATCATGATTTGCGGTCACATGCACGCACACATGGTAGGAAAGCCGGGCGGAGAATTCGATCATGTGGGTCAGCCCTGCACCATGGTGGTTGCTTCAAATCCCGATCTGCGCAACTTCAAGTACAATGCGGCAGGATTTGAATTTACAAGCAATTCAATAAATGCGGTTTTCACCAATGATGACGGTGAAATCACACATAAATATAGCCTTTAAGGAGGAAAAAGTATGAAAATCAGTACATCAACAGATTACCATTTCAAGCTTTTCGGCGAAAAAAACGCCCTTAAGGTTTTTAAGGACGCAGGCTTTGACGCGTTGGACTATTCCCTGTTTACCCACAATGACTACGGCCCTACCGCAAAGGGTGAGATATGCGAGCTTTATTCAAGACCCAAAAATGAGGTCCTGGAATATTTCAGCGACATAAAAAGAGTTGCCGACACCGTTGGCATTGAGATAGGACAGGTTCATGCTCCTTTTCCGTCGTATACCTCAAGCAACCCCGAAGCAAATGCAAATATACTCAAGCTTCTTGATTTATCCGTTGAAATAACCGCCGCACTCGGCAGTGAATATCTTATTATACATCCCGCCTGCACCAAGGGACGCATTTACGATATCGGTGTTGAGGAGTGCAAAGCGGTAAACATGGAGCTTTACGGGGCACTTATCCCCACTGCAAAAAAGTGCGGAGTTAAGATATGCACCGAAAATATGTGGACGGTAGACCCTGCAACCAATAAAAAATGTGCTACCGTATGCTCCCATGCCCACGAGCTTGCAGACTATGTCGACACTCTCAACGAAATGGCAGGCGAGCGCATTTTCTACGTTTGTCTTGACGTTGGACACACCAGCCTTACGGATGACGACCCCGCAGAAGCACTCCGTATTCTTGGTGACCGCACTGCAACTCTCCACATACATGACACAGACGGCATCGTTGACTCCCACACACTGCCTTACCTTGGCGTTGTCAAGTGGGACAGCTTCTTTACGGCTATGCGTGAAACAGGCTATAAGGGCAATTTCAACTTTGAAGCCGCTAACTTTTTCAAGAATTTCGGTAAAGAGTTCATAAACGAAAGCAGTAAATTCATGTGCGATCTGGCAAAAATGGTTATCAAAAAATACGGCCTTTAATATTTTTCGGTACGGAATAACCTTCCGTACCGTTTTTTTGCATATAATAATGAAAAAAATTGAATTATTATATGTAAAGACCTTGAAAAAAATTTAAAATAGTAGTATAATAATGTTTATGAGTAATATTTAATGTGGGGCGGTTTGCCCGTACATAAAATCAGTTAATAAAATTTATAGAATAAAGGAATTTTACGTTATGGAATGGACAGGACTTAATGATTTAAGAGAAAAATTCTTATCCTTTTTTGAATCCAAGGGACATCTGCGCCACGAAAGCTTTCCGCTTGTTCCGCAGAACGATGCATCTCTGCTTCTCATAAATGCAGGTATGGCACCCCTCAAGCCCTATTTTCAGGGTGTGAAGGAGCCGCCTCGCCGCAGAATGGCGACCTGCCAGAAATGCATCAGAACCCCCGACATCGAGCGCGTTGGTAAAACCGCACGCCACGGCACATATTTTGAAATGCTGGGCAACTTTTCCTTCGGCGACTACTTCAAGGAAGAAGCCATCATGTGGGCATGGGAATTCCTTACTCAGGTAATGGAAATGCCCGCCGACAGACTGTGGCCCTCCATCTATGAGGAAGATGACGAGGCGTTTGACATCTGGGCAAACAAAGTGGGCGTTCCCAAAGAGCACATTGTAAGACTGGGCAAGGACGACAACTTCTGGGAGCTTGCAACCGGCGGTCCCTGCGGTCCCTGCTCGGAAATCTACTTTGACCGCGGCGAAAAATACGGTTGCGGTTCTCCCGACTGCAAACCCGGCTGCGACTGCGACAGATTCATGGAAATCTGGAACAACGTATTCTCTCAGTTTGAGGGCGACGGAAAA comes from the Oscillospiraceae bacterium genome and includes:
- a CDS encoding ribosome maturation factor RimP, with translation MANKKSAASPKNIAGLVETLVRDTVEKLGYTLWDVDYSKEGVDWNLTVFIDKPGTEIGIDDCVTVHHAIDPIIDEADPIKDFYYLQVSTAGIERTLTRPEHYELYAGKEIDIKFFAPQEIEGVKLKSLRAVLEKYENKIITINYEGKIFELDEAVCASVKSAE
- the nusA gene encoding transcription termination/antitermination protein NusA, whose product is MNNEFFTALDLLESEKGISKEYMLEKVEAALQAAYKKDVPNGSNVRVVIDPVKKDVKMYQQKTVVESVTDEATEITLEAAHKVSKRLKLGDIADVEIKPKNFGRISAQTAKQVIIQGIREAERELMVKEYESKKDDILTAMVTKIDPLSGNAVLEIGKNQATLIKNEQIPGEDLRVGDRIKVYVNEVKKETKGPIVILSRSNPGLVKRLFELEIPEIRDGTVIIHSISREAGSRTKIAVYSRDPDVDAIGSCIGPKGMRKAGIMNEIAGEKIDIIEYSESPEEFIKAALSPATVQSVTITEPKCCRVIVDNDQLSLAIGKKGQNAMLAARLTGFKIDIKSPEMAAQEAASGNGDVEE
- a CDS encoding YlxR family protein — encoded protein: MQQVQKKSPERRCTGCGETRLKKDLIRVLRAPDGTLSVDTTGKKSGRGAYICNKKECFIKAKKSRRIESSLKCQISDELYNQLEQQIEVSSDE
- a CDS encoding 50S ribosomal protein L7ae, with amino-acid sequence MSFTISLNSRLRCHRMNSEIKAPDRVLSSIGLAKRAGKTVTGTELVQDAVRKGKAKIVIAASDISQGSKKKLVNTCVYYKAELVEYSDMKSLSAAMGVKKLITSVAVTDENFKILIKKQLSVMTEND
- the infB gene encoding translation initiation factor IF-2; this translates as MSADTKNKINTLAKDFGVKSKDLVKIFEDNGMDVKNRMSALRDEEVNFAYEYFSKATPVEDIDKYLSGEIKVNYPDTALEKKDKKPDPAKEEKPVEKPVADKKASEEKVPEKKQSANKQPEKMPANAEKAAHSKDDKKPAAQQNQPKKPADNRPQQAQHVSKNTQAKNDRPAQQVHGDRPPVKKPEPQSAIDKFTQKVGKSQPQQQNQPKKPAEQQNQPKKPQNTINRTAQGFADVTKNVRVVDTRGTEVDLSKYDDKLLDHMNDGRRGDNDGGKQKFKKNNGRPDRKPGFKKKSEPIKPQLPSVITLPDQMIVSDLARELHITTAQVVKKLMTLGMMVTLNQSIDFDTAAIVADEFGVKAEKIVVVTIEEKLIDEHEDTSEELVERSPVVCVMGHVDHGKTSLLDAIRHANVTAGEAGGITQHIGAYRVSINGKDITFLDTPGHEAFTAMRARGAQATDIAILVVAADDGIMPQTIEAINHAKAAGVSIIVAINKIDKPAANVENVKTELTKYELVPEEWGGDVICVPVSAVTKQGIDDLLENVLLVAEVAELKANPNRAAKGIVIEAKLDKGRGPVATVLVQNGTLHAGDTVIAGTCVGRIRAMTNDKGETVKEAGPSVPVEILGLSDVPGAGDIFNAVSDERMARELAQQRRDKEKEEEFMQNSKVSLDDLFNQIKDGVKELNIIVKADVQGSAEAVKASLEKISNEEVRVRVIHSGVGAIRENDVMLAAASNAIIVGFNVRPDKGAIDSAERQQVDMRTYRIIYECIEEITAAINGMLAPKFKEVILGTAEVRQTIHVPNVGTIAGSYVTDGKVTRNAGIRIVRDGIVIFEDKISSLRRFKDDVKEVAQGYECGIGLEKYNDIKIGDVFEAFMMEEIKAGE
- the rbfA gene encoding 30S ribosome-binding factor RbfA, which translates into the protein MPGNYRKNRINESVAREIADILREVKDPRIQQSFITITSAMVTADLKFAKVYYSFLGGDEKEIKKGLQSATGFIRRELAMRLNLRITPELKFYFDDSPQHGADISNILKTLDIRNDDDE
- a CDS encoding bifunctional oligoribonuclease/PAP phosphatase NrnA — protein: MNSIPFSYEPDCEFYSRMEECLLDEKVDNISIITHARPDGDTVGSAYALAYILLRNGKKAQVVCNDTISDKFDYITELTFPEFTPECAVTVDVAAPELIGTEIDLPVICAIDHHTRNNVDAKVKFVKSDKGACGEIIFEFAVFTDAEFDEYLAKCLYTAIATDTGCFKYESVTESTFLAAAYLSRYIPRETAAKLNLRHFDTKSMGQLKVEKYALENLHMYFGNTLGICTVTDELKEELGVSDEDMECLSQLARQIDTVETSVSIKPKGDGVFKISVRTKEYVDAALLCSRFGGGGHKRAAGCTISGTAQEAEEKIVNMYRETVIQR
- the truB gene encoding tRNA pseudouridine(55) synthase TruB, with translation MNGILNLYKPSGITSQTAVSIVKRVFGVKKAGHTGTLDPMASGVLPILVGSAVKLSEYMICDGKKYRTKLQLGITTDTEDTTGKVLTKSDFLPDKSVITQAVMSFVGEYMQIPPMYSAIKKDGKKLYEIARLGGEIEREPRRVVIESIEIHEIGQDFCEFSVSCSKGTYIRTLCADIGKKLGCGGAMASLERLEAGGFELGGSITLEALKETEKEQLEKTLVSIEDFFDGLERIRLNPFFSTLALNGAHVFTSKIKENLSLGQRVLLYTCQNNFFALGEVMEIEGEMAVKPIKMFFTASDF
- a CDS encoding SGNH/GDSL hydrolase family protein, producing MEKSYFKGKKFVFLGDSITYGQVGPSCPENIYHQYLKRNFELGEAVNYGINGSRIAHQELEQNGGAFSVRYTSMDNDADFAVVFGGINDFLHGTADFGEFDDRTVNTFYGACHVLLSGLVKKYIGKTVIVMTPPHCEREKDPIHRRNAVTGKTLSEYVDALISVARYYSVPVLDIYATSGIVPHVEENKIKFAPDGLHPNDPGHQKIAERLESFLLSL
- a CDS encoding ACT domain-containing protein, producing MQAVISVTGKDSVGIIAKVSQKCFENNVNIIDISQSVLKDYFAMIMLVEIDAMKVAFTDFVDMMNNIGKENNLSIHTMHEDIFNSMHKI